The sequence below is a genomic window from Cytophagia bacterium CHB2.
CCGGTGATTGTAACTTGCTTCAGCCTGCAAATAAACTTTGTCACTCAAGCGGTAGTTGTGGCCCATGCCTCCGGAATAGCCGAGCCGAAGATTCGCGTCTTCATAGTTTGAAAATGTCATATTGCCGCCGGACACGCTATACCAGGTGTTCATGGGAAACCTTACGCCCTTTCTCCTCGCCCAGTCCTCATAAATGAGAAAAGGCCCGATGCTCGCGCCAATCAAAGTGCCTCGCATGATGTTAACATGTTCGCCGTTGTAGGTTTGTGAATTGCCCATGAGTACTCCAATCACAGCACCGCTGAAGCCGCCCAGAATCACACCGATAAAAATGCTGGAGGCCTTGTCAATTACGGTAAACTTGTGTTCGGGCTTATCGTTGTGCACAGTTTGCGCTTGCATGGGCAGCGCGGCGAATGCGCCCAGAAGAAGCGCAATGAACAATAAATGATGATTTTTCATTTTCATCACTGTTCTTTTGGTTAGTACCTGAATTTTGCCCCGTGATCGTTGTTACCATCGCCTGCGATTTCAATCGCAGGCGATGACATGTAAACCGTCTGAAGAAGGTTCTCGCACAACACGTTAGAGTCGCATTCATGGCTTAAATGAGTGAACCACGGATGGACACGGATTGGCACAGATGTTAATTAGTACCCTGGACAATTGTACATACTTTTCAAAAAGGAAATGGTTCAAGCCGCGGCCAGAATTCTTGATGGGAACCACTGCAATCCGTGCCGATCCGTGCAAATCCGTGGCTAATTAAAAACCACTTTGCAGATTACGCCAGTCTGGCAATTTTTGAGAGAGCCACAGATGGACACGGATGTGCACGGATTTCGTGTTTTGCCATCATTCGGAGCTTACCAAAAATCACTGAGCGGAAAACACCAGCCTCTTGCGCTTGCCTTGTTGCGCCGGTTGCCCCAAATTTGTCCTTGCAAAATTCGATTAAACGTTTATTTTACGATTCAACGAACGCTTAATCGTTGGAGTCAGTCATGTTTCACGACAACGGCCATGCGGTTTGCGAGATTGAATATGTCGACCAAGCCCATGTGCAGAAAGCCGCCAAAAAGATCGCCAACCACCGCCGCATTGCCAAGCTTGCGGAAATCTTCAAAGTCTTGAGCGACCCCATGCGTCTCAAGATCATTCTGGCGATGCAGAGAACCGAGCTGTGCGTCTGTGATCTCGCCAGCTTGCTGGGCGTCACCCGGCCGGCAATTTCGCATCATCTGCGCTTTCTGCGCGAGGTGCGGCTGGTCAAATTTCGCCGCGCCGGCAAGATGGCGTACTACTCGCTCGATGACGAGCATATCGAGCGCCTCATCAAAGTCGCAACCGGGCACGTGGCGGAAACGGAACGCGCTTCTGCAAGAGACAAATTTCAAAAAGTCAAAGTCGCAAAGGTTTAAGCCGATGGACAAAAACAAGAACACGCTCACTCACGAAGAAATCACGGTTGCC
It includes:
- a CDS encoding helix-turn-helix transcriptional regulator codes for the protein MFHDNGHAVCEIEYVDQAHVQKAAKKIANHRRIAKLAEIFKVLSDPMRLKIILAMQRTELCVCDLASLLGVTRPAISHHLRFLREVRLVKFRRAGKMAYYSLDDEHIERLIKVATGHVAETERASARDKFQKVKVAKV